One stretch of Acanthochromis polyacanthus isolate Apoly-LR-REF ecotype Palm Island chromosome 16, KAUST_Apoly_ChrSc, whole genome shotgun sequence DNA includes these proteins:
- the tfap2b gene encoding transcription factor AP-2-beta isoform X1: MLWKLVENVKYEDIYEDRHDGVSSHSSRLSQLGSVSHAGPYSSAPPLSHAPSSDFQPPYFPPPYQPLAHYQSQDPYSHVSDPYSLNSLHQSQQGAWGARQRQDAAGDRMESSALLAQPRASLPQLSGLDPRREYGGVRRPDVLLHSAHPGLEPGMGDGLLHGLHGMEDVQTIEDTNGTNILDQSVIKKVPMPPKNMGSLMLGKDGLIGGVTVNINEVFCSVPGRLSLLSSTSKYKVTVGEVQRRLSPPECLNASLLGGVLRRAKSKNGGKCLREKLEKIGLNLPAGRRKAANVTLLTSLVEGEAVHLARDFGYICETEFPTKAVSEYLNRQHADPNELHTRKNMLLATKQLCKEFTDLLAQDRTPLGNSRPSPILEPGIQSCLSHFSFITHGFGSPAICAALTALQNYLTEALKGLDKMFLNNPPNNRHGDAGNKAGDKEEKQRK; this comes from the exons ATGCTGTGGAAACTAGTTGAGAATGTCAAGTATGAAGATATTTATGAG GATCGGCATGACGGCGTCTCGAGCCACAGCTCGCGCCTGTCCCAGCTGGGTTCGGTGTCTCATGCGGGGCCATACTCCAGCGCGCCGCCGCTGTCTCATGCGCCTTCTTCGGACTTCCAGCCGCCATACTTTCCTCCGCCGTACCAGCCGCTGGCTCACTACCAGAGTCAGGACCCCTACTCCCACGTCAGCGATCCCTACTCTCTGAACTCCCTGCACCAGAGCCAGCAGGGCGCATGGGGTGCTCGCCAGCGGCAGGACGCCGCCGGGGACCGGATGGAGAGCTCGGCTTTGCTGGCTCAGCCCCGGGCCTCGCTGCCTCAGCTGTCCGGGCTGGACCCGCGGCGGGAATACGGTGGTGTGCGGCGGCCTGATGTGCTGCTGCACTCCGCTCACCCGGGACTGGAACCCGGTATGGGAGACGGACTGCTGCACGGGCTGCACGGTATGGAGGATGTTCAG ACCATTGAAGACACCAACGGAACGAATATATTGGATCAATCTGTAATTAAGAAAG TCCCTATGCCTCCCAAGAACATGGGCTCCCTGATGCTCGGGAAGGACGGCCTGATCGGAGGAGTGACCGTGAACATAAACGAGGTGTTCTGCTCGGTACCGGGCCGCCTGTCGCTGCTCAGCTCCACCTCCAAGTACAAAGTGACCGTAGGGGAGGTGCAGAGGAGACTGTCCCCGCCTGAGTGCCTCAACGCCTCCTTGTTGGGAGGCGTGTTGAGAAG AGCGAAGTCTAAAAACGGTGGGAAATGTCTGAGGGAAAAGCTGGAGAAGATCGGGCTGAATCTACCCGCTGGAAGACGCAAAGCTGCCAATGTCACGTTACTAACGTCTCTAGTAGAAG GTGAGGCAGTCCACCTGGCCCGGGACTTCGGTTACATCTGTGAGACGGAGTTTCCCACCAAAGCTGTGAGTGAGTACCTCAATCGGCAGCACGCCGACCCCAACGAGCTGCACACGAGGAAAAACATGCTGCTGGCGACAAA ACAGCTGTGTAAGGAGTTCACAGACCTGCTGGCCCAGGACAGGACTCCCCTGGGCAACTCAAGGCCCAGCCCCATCCTGGAGCCTGGCATCCAGAGCTGCCTCTCCCACTTCTCCTTCATCACGCATGGCTTTGGCTCGCCCGCCATCTGCGCTGCACTCACCGCCCTGCAGAACTACCTCACCGAGGCTCTCAAAGGACTCGACAAGATGTTTCTCAACAACCCACCCAACAACCGGCACGGGGACGCTGGCAACAAGGCCGGCGACAAAGAGGAGAAGCAGCGGAAATGA
- the tfap2b gene encoding transcription factor AP-2-beta isoform X2, translating into MLVHSYSTADRHDGVSSHSSRLSQLGSVSHAGPYSSAPPLSHAPSSDFQPPYFPPPYQPLAHYQSQDPYSHVSDPYSLNSLHQSQQGAWGARQRQDAAGDRMESSALLAQPRASLPQLSGLDPRREYGGVRRPDVLLHSAHPGLEPGMGDGLLHGLHGMEDVQTIEDTNGTNILDQSVIKKVPMPPKNMGSLMLGKDGLIGGVTVNINEVFCSVPGRLSLLSSTSKYKVTVGEVQRRLSPPECLNASLLGGVLRRAKSKNGGKCLREKLEKIGLNLPAGRRKAANVTLLTSLVEGEAVHLARDFGYICETEFPTKAVSEYLNRQHADPNELHTRKNMLLATKQLCKEFTDLLAQDRTPLGNSRPSPILEPGIQSCLSHFSFITHGFGSPAICAALTALQNYLTEALKGLDKMFLNNPPNNRHGDAGNKAGDKEEKQRK; encoded by the exons ATGTTAGTGCATTCCTACTCCACTGCG GATCGGCATGACGGCGTCTCGAGCCACAGCTCGCGCCTGTCCCAGCTGGGTTCGGTGTCTCATGCGGGGCCATACTCCAGCGCGCCGCCGCTGTCTCATGCGCCTTCTTCGGACTTCCAGCCGCCATACTTTCCTCCGCCGTACCAGCCGCTGGCTCACTACCAGAGTCAGGACCCCTACTCCCACGTCAGCGATCCCTACTCTCTGAACTCCCTGCACCAGAGCCAGCAGGGCGCATGGGGTGCTCGCCAGCGGCAGGACGCCGCCGGGGACCGGATGGAGAGCTCGGCTTTGCTGGCTCAGCCCCGGGCCTCGCTGCCTCAGCTGTCCGGGCTGGACCCGCGGCGGGAATACGGTGGTGTGCGGCGGCCTGATGTGCTGCTGCACTCCGCTCACCCGGGACTGGAACCCGGTATGGGAGACGGACTGCTGCACGGGCTGCACGGTATGGAGGATGTTCAG ACCATTGAAGACACCAACGGAACGAATATATTGGATCAATCTGTAATTAAGAAAG TCCCTATGCCTCCCAAGAACATGGGCTCCCTGATGCTCGGGAAGGACGGCCTGATCGGAGGAGTGACCGTGAACATAAACGAGGTGTTCTGCTCGGTACCGGGCCGCCTGTCGCTGCTCAGCTCCACCTCCAAGTACAAAGTGACCGTAGGGGAGGTGCAGAGGAGACTGTCCCCGCCTGAGTGCCTCAACGCCTCCTTGTTGGGAGGCGTGTTGAGAAG AGCGAAGTCTAAAAACGGTGGGAAATGTCTGAGGGAAAAGCTGGAGAAGATCGGGCTGAATCTACCCGCTGGAAGACGCAAAGCTGCCAATGTCACGTTACTAACGTCTCTAGTAGAAG GTGAGGCAGTCCACCTGGCCCGGGACTTCGGTTACATCTGTGAGACGGAGTTTCCCACCAAAGCTGTGAGTGAGTACCTCAATCGGCAGCACGCCGACCCCAACGAGCTGCACACGAGGAAAAACATGCTGCTGGCGACAAA ACAGCTGTGTAAGGAGTTCACAGACCTGCTGGCCCAGGACAGGACTCCCCTGGGCAACTCAAGGCCCAGCCCCATCCTGGAGCCTGGCATCCAGAGCTGCCTCTCCCACTTCTCCTTCATCACGCATGGCTTTGGCTCGCCCGCCATCTGCGCTGCACTCACCGCCCTGCAGAACTACCTCACCGAGGCTCTCAAAGGACTCGACAAGATGTTTCTCAACAACCCACCCAACAACCGGCACGGGGACGCTGGCAACAAGGCCGGCGACAAAGAGGAGAAGCAGCGGAAATGA